TCTACTTCATTCAGCATAGAATGAAACACTGGACTAGATCCATCTACATTGTCAGtggtggtaacctagtggttagagcattgggccagtaaccgaaaggttgctggatcaaatcagcgagctgacaaggtaaaaatctgtcgttctgccactgagcaaggcagttaacccactgttccctgggcaaCGAAGACGTGGATTTGATTAAGGCAACCCcccgcacctctgattcagagggattAGGTTAAATGCAGGAGatacatttcagttgtacaactgactaggtatctccctttcctaAAAGAAACATTTAGTTATTTATGTTCCAGATCCTGGTCTTCCCTGAGGGGACTTGTACAAATCGCTCATGTCTCATCACTTTCAAACAAGGTAGGTTGAACTTCACTACCATGCTTGTTTTTAAATAGGAGTAGAAACACCTTTGTGTGGATCCAAGGTATCAACTTATACCAAACAGTGAACTGTTGATAGGGTATGAAAATCATGTGGGACCTTACAATGTCCATGTTGTATTCCCACTTAACAGGCTGGTTGTCATTTGTTTATAGTGGGGACAGAGAGTCTGctaggagagacacacagtaccATCCACACTAGTGGTGTCATTTACTTAATGCAAATTCACTCGTAAACTAATGGCAGAGATAGGGCCATCATGCGGTTGCAGAATGGTGTTCATTTAGCTTCTTTCTGGGGTGCTTGTGTAACCGGTGGGAaatgactagctagttagctgtgcaCGCCAGTAGAGTTTCAATCACTGACTTCACCCGCTCTGAGACCTTAAAGTAGTTGTTTCcattgctctgcaagggctgtggcttttgtggagcgataggtaatgatgcttcgagagtgactgttgtcgatgtgcgcagagggttcctggttcaagcccaggttggggcgaggagcGGGACGGAAGTAATACTGTTACAATTTTTTTGACACAACACCTCTTCATTTACTACCAGTATGCTACATGCTATCTGCCTCATTGTGTGGTCAGTCACCTGATGCACACTCAATGGgcatctccagagtgaaggggcCTGAGTGAATCCATTACTTCCTGAAACAGAACAGTAGCCATAGCGACATTTAATAGATTGCACGATGTGATAATTAACTTCAGAAGGAAATGACTGACTGATCATCTTCACTCAATACCAAGAACTAGGCTATTAGGATCTGAGGGAATTATACAGTAGCAATTGCTATGGTTCAATCCTAAAGCTGTAAACCTGAGAATGCATCTAATAATCAATGCAAATAACAGCATACAAGACCATCAATTACACTCTATGGCATGTTACAGTTTTTGCATGGACATTTGCATCTAACTGAATTACTTTATTCTACTACAGTGCCAATAGCCAAACCAACATACCTAATACTAGTGGCTTCCTTACAGTACTGATTGCTATATTGATCAGGGTTAGATGAATCCAGCTTCAGGTCTTGTTATTGGTAGGACGTGTGCTGTGGGTAAATGAGTTGTCATCGGCTGCACTCTGTCCAATTAGTAGGCTGTCTGTGCTCCTGTGTTTTCACaaaaaggttgtgtgtgtgctcAGTAAGTTAGAATAGTAGTCAGTGCTGGTGCTGGAGGTCAGTAGggtctcactctgtccctctctccccgtcaGGTGCCTTCGTCCCTGGGGTCCCGGTGCAGCCTGTGGTCATGAGATATCCCAACAGACTGGACACTGTGACTTGGACTTGGCAAGGCTTCAGCTCGTAAGTCTGCAGTGCACTCAGTGGATTACAATCATCAGTGTTGCCTCAACGCTTCGAAGCTACATGTCCCCTGTTGTTTTCTGTACCGTGTCTCATATTGAAACTATGTTCCTGTGACTTCTCCTCATGGGCCATAGTTAGGCCTCAAACTCTGGGAATAGAGATTTTCACTGTTGAGCGATGAATTGTTTTTCAGTTTAGTGGGCTTACATTTCAATCTTGTTGTATGGGATTGCCGTTATGCCCTTTGAATAGAGGTGATGATGATTTGTGATGATGTTCTTTCAGGAGAACCCTGCTGCTTCTCACTCTGTCTCAGCTCTACACCAATGTAGAGATAGAGGTCAGTATTAACACACTACACAGGTATACTTACTTAGAAAGCCAAGAGATAATgacttcataacacattcattaaCAGTACctatgtgttatgtatggtttaTAAAGGTGTTATAAAGACCTTATCTAGGTAGCCCTCTAGTTAGCCTGTACTTCCTGGTTAGTCCCTGTTTTGACCTTTGCCCTCTCCTCCAGTTTCTTCCTCCAGTTACCCCTACTGAGGAGGAAAAGAAAAGACCTGTGCTGTTCGCCAGGACAGTACGAAATGTTATGGcccagtaagtgtgtgtgtgaatggtgaTTACAGCATTTAATCATATCTTCCTTATGTATATTCTTACCcatctcttattattattatctcttCAATTCTATCCCTATGTGTGTGCAGGGCCCTGGGTGTGCCAGTGACGGACCACACATATGAGGACTGTAGACTGATGATCTCGGCTGGGGAGCTCACCCTGCCAATGGAGGCTGGTCTAGTGGAGTTCACTAAGATCAGCCAAAAACTTGAGTAAGACTGGCTCCTCTACCGCTCTAATACTGTGCTATTGCCACTGTGGCAACACACTATGTCCTGTTATGTCCTGTTATGTACTGTTGTGTCACCCACTGGCAAGCTCCACACTGAAGTAACACTGCCTTACACAATACTGCTTTATTTGTCCAACTGCTCCATCGGCAATTGGTAAtagttggacacacacacagacctacacCCTCTTCCACCCCTGAGTAAGTCCTTGTGTCCtgccctcctcctttcctccccggTCCCCCTCAGCCTGAAGTGGGACAACGTGAAGAAGGAGCTGGAGGGCTTTGCAGCTGTGGCCTGCTCCTGTAAAGGAGGCCGCATCAACATCCAGGAGTTCGCCAGCTTCCTCAAGCTGCCCATCAGCCCCGCCCTGCAGGAGCTGTTTGCTCTATTTGACAGGGTGAGAGCCAGTCACATCTAGTTCGGTTCAATCTCTCTTCTAGGCTTTCCTAGGTTGTGTTGGATTGGTGCAAGCTTGGCTGGAGGAAGTCTGCACCATATTTCTTACAACATTCCTTTGAAATCCACAAAGGGAAGTGTATGACTACACTATTCTTTCGAAGCGTAGAGAATCAGACCACAGCcattctgtctgttctctccaaCCTGTGACTGGATGGGCGAAGTAACCGAGGATTTCGTATGCTGTCCCCCACTGCTTTGTTCATAAAGAGGGTAAACAAACTGTCTGAAGAAATAAAGGAACCATTGTTCATCTTGGGAAAGCATACTGTATTTGTAGAGTATTGTAGTCCACCGAATGCAATGTGTAGTCTGGCTTTGTTAACTGATACTTagctgtcactctgtctctctaggatggagaTGGCACCATTGACTTCAGAGAGTATGTCATCGGTGTAACCATCTTATGTCGGCCAGCTAACACCGAAGAGGTCCTCCGCACAGCTTTCCAGGTTCGGCCAATAAAAACCCTGCTTGTTGCGAATGTTGCCGTGTCACATTTAGCTGTACAACACATGACATTGGGGCGTTGGAACATAGCTGACGCAGACTGTGTCTACCCATGGTTTGGAAGCAATAGAGGAGCACTCAGTGGCTACGATAAAGTCAAGGGGGGTACTGAATTTTGTGGTTGTCTGAGGGGAACATGAAGTAGGTTTGAAAGCCACACGGTCATAAGAGCAGTCTCGATTTCAATAATCAAgcctgtgtgttgtcattacttAACTaattgtctccctctcctctcagctgtTTGACACTGACGAGGACCAAAGAATCACTCATGAAGAGTTCTCCTCCATGCTTCGCTCTGCTCTAGGCGTGTGTGACCTCAACGTCGCCAAACTCTTTAAGGagatagatacagacagctctgaATTCATCACTTTCTGTAAGTAGATCCTTGTGAAGGTCAAATGTTATCTGAAGTGGAGGACTCCAGCATGAACTAAAGGCAGCTGACTGCTTGCCTTGACGGAACACCAAAGAAAGGCCGGGTTGAGCCTTGGATATCTCCATTCTAGAAATATAGAAAGAGCAACTATATGGATTTGAAAGTGGGATATTAATATTTGTATAGTTTTTGTTATCCTTTAGTTTTAATATCCATAGGAAATTAACATAACTTTCACCAAAAGTAGGCCATTTTAAACAACAACTTTGTGGAattttgtttgtatttttatGATGTAACAGAATTGCTTCTTTAGTCATTGATCCTCTCTGAAACTGAATTCCAGTTTTGTGAACATCGATAATATACCAGATATTCTACTGTAAGTTCTGATTtgatcctctgtctctccatttcCCACTCCAGCCGAGTTCCAGGCGTTTGCCCTGAACCACCCAGAGTATGCCAAGCTGTTCACCACCTATCTGGAGCTCCAGCGGTACCAGGCCCTCCAGGGGGTGGAGTCAGAATTCTCCTCCACCAATCACGTCTCCTCTGAGGAAAACCAGGAAGAGAGCATCTCTGACAAAAAGGACGACTAAGTCTGAGGCAGAGACTGTCGTTGTGTTTGAGAGCATTACCATACATTTTGTTCAGTAGCTGATCACGGACTGAGCAAACTGACTGATCTACTGTTAATAATACAGTTATTTAAGATCCAAGGTGATTTGTTGATCAAGTCTGCAGTTGCCGACTGCAATGTTGTCGATCTAGATCATGTACAGAGACGGAACTCTTTTTGAGCTCTCAGTTGAATACACAGAGAGACGAACTAATGTGTCTGATGAACCACAACAGGATTTCCCTGCTGATTTTGATTTAAGGCATCCCATTGTTTTGTCATAGTTTTGCCTCTTCAGATGAAAACTACCTAGTGCCAGCCCATAATGTATGTAAATGACCTGGATACCCTTCTGAGATGACTGTATCCTGTACTCTTTAAtgtgtctacctgttcacctctGTTTTCTACAGATTTTCCTTGAAGATAACAGGAAAGGCTGCCAAACATTGCTTTTGTATGAGTTGAACGTTTTTAATGTATGACTGGATTGCAGGAAACGTCATTAATACCCGCTTTTTCTAATGATATCAACCCAATCTGGCAACCTAGCAAAGGAGCAATAATACAAGCTATAAGGATACATGCTGTGCTTTACAGTTTTTCCACTGctcagggacacacacactgtaagtaGTGCTGCTGTATAATTAGCTAAAGGTTTTGCTCTGCATCTGTTTCTATTTGCATTTCCATTGAAGAGTGATGTTGCTGAGGCAGCAGTGGAACCGTATGGCTTTAGTCAAACTAAAGCCCAAGCATCTACTGAAAGATAAGGCAATTTGTGAGCAAAAAGGCAAGTGTGCCTTGTAATACAACAGTGTATTCCAGGGGTTATGTATGGTTTCAAGTTAACTAGCGTGCATTGTTATTTATTTAGCAGAGCGCGTTGTTGCAATTCTGTTAAGTTTTGTGAACACAGCAAACGTTCTTTTTTTGCAATAAAATCCGGTACAATTTTAACTCTTCGATGACTTGTATTTTATAGCTTTTAAACTTCTGTAATTTGCTTTCAACTGTCTTGTTCTATTTATGTGTATTCTCCCTGTTAGTGTACTTACttgtgtgtatgtaaatatatGGTTGTTGGACTCGAGCTTGGCATGAGAAACTCCAAGGTTGGGGTTTCAGTTCCTGTAGGAATCACATACACATACTATACATGTGTGCACGCATTTTACTGTAAATCCCTTTGTATAAAAAGTGTCTGCTGGATGGCatatatactaaacaaaaatataaacacaacatgcaacaattttaaagatttttactgagttacagttcatataaggaaatcagtcaattgatatacatttattaggccctaatctgtggattccacatgactgggcaggggtgcagccatgggtgggcctgtgaGGGCATAGGGCCAGAATTGGAGGTCCTGGGAAGGTGTGGTCACACGTGGTGTGcagtgaggccggttggacatactaccAAATGATCTAAAACAACATTGCctttggtagagaaattaacattcaattctctgatggcagtcagcatgccaaatgaactctccctcaaaacttgagacatctgtggcattgtgttttgtgacaaaactacacattttaaattggccttttattgtccccagcacaaggtgcacctgtgtaatgataatgttctTTAATCAGTTTATttatatgccacatctgtcaggtgtaaaggaaaaatgctcaataacagggatgtaaacaaatttgtgcataaaatttgagaaaaatatggaacatttctggggttTATTTTGTCACCTcgttaaacatgggaccaacactttacatgctgcatttgtatttttgttcagtggttTATCTGCATGTTCTGTTCTGTAACCCACCACCAGGTGACAGAAGTCATCCACTTGACCAGCGTCATCCCTCTCTCCAAGGGAAGAGGATAGGAGTTGAAcaagccaattggaagctggggatgattacaTTTCTTATTGTATGATGGCCACGGGATGATTGTGGCTATAATTTAGATTAATGTCAGCAGAGGTGGTGCAGTGCACATCTACAAAATGCTTGCTTTTAGCTTTTGTTACTTGATTCTTTCTTACAACATTCATTGTAAACTGGGAGACAAATACAACGTTTTAACCCCATGGTGGAGATAGTGATGTATGTATCACACAAttgctgcgtttacacaggcagcccagctAATATTTTTTAACTAATTGTTATTTTGAGCAATCGGATCAGCACTGATGTATTTACTTAtccttttttttaactaggcaggtcagttaataacaaatgattattttacaatgacggcctaaccttgccaaaccctcccctaatccggacgacgcCGGCCAATTCTGCACCCGCTATGGGACTCCCGAtaacggccggttgtgatacagccccggatagaaccagagtctgtagtgacgcctccagcactgagatgcaatgccttagactgctgcaccactcaggagcccaaaggGGAGCTGacgtgaaaagatctgatgtgattggtcaacagaTCAATTGGTAGAAAAAGTTATCTGAATTGGGCTGGTTGTGTAGACGCAGCCAAACTGGCACAACATCTTTTCACTGGCATCTATTTACCAACATGCATTTTAGTTAACTATTTCAATTTCATTTTTACTAGTGTCCAAATTACCACAATAAATACATAATTGAGAGTTTTGGCCTATTGGATAGCTATGATGTTGATACCATTGATACCTTATTAATTGCTCTTCTTTTCCCACAGTCAGGGGCATTAGTTAGCTCTGTGTAGTTTGTTTTTTACTCTCTTCTTTCTGTGTAAGTAAGTCTCTTAGCATGGACCAAAAAAGACTTCTGAAGAATTGTCCCTCAGAAAAGAAGGGGATTGAAATGAATGGGATTTAAACCTAACCGCAGCAGAAAATCTAATAGTTTATGAAAGAAAAGTATAGCATTGATTACCATTCTCTAATTTCTGGCCTAAGGAGGATAAAGTCTATCCAATTACCTTTGGCTGCCACCATCGTTAGCTTGACGGGCCCTCCAGCCAGTCGGCCCCTATTGTCTGTCTTACTGAGATGCCAAACACAGGGACAATGGCTGCCATGCAGTGAGACGGTCCTAATTAGAGGCTGCTGGCTGGGTATGCTAATACCTCCAATGTAAAACCTTTACTTGGGtaatacctctcctctcaactaaAGCTGTTTTACCAATCTCTTCTGTGggctttttacatttttaaattgaataatttcacctttatttaaccaggtaggccagttgagaacaagttctcatttacaactgcgacctggccaagataaagcaaagcagtgcgacaaaaacaacaacacagagttacacataaacaaatgtacagtcaataacactatagaaaaatctatgtacagtgtgtgtaaatgtagaagagtagggaggtaggcaataaataggccatcgAGGCGaattaattacaatttagcattaacactggaatgatagatgtgcagatgatgatgtgcaagtagagatactggggtgcaaaagaacaagaagataaataacaatatggggatgaggtagttgggtgtgctatttacagattggctgtgtacaggtacagtgctctgacagctgatgcttcaagttagagagggagatataagtctccagcttcagtgatttttgcagttcattccagtcattggcagcagagaactggaaggaaaggcagccaaagtaagtgttgacggcggccaaagtaagtgtttggggatgaccagtgaaatatacctgctggagcgagtgctacggatgggtgttgctatggtgaccagtgagatgagataaggcggagctttacctagcaaagacttatagatgacgtGGAGCCAGTGTATTTGACaaagaatatgtagcgagggtcagccaacaagagcatacaggtcgcagtggtgggtagtttaataaggggctttggtggcaaaacgcacggcactgtgatagactaaaTCCAGTTTTCTgagtgttggaggttattttggAAATGGCATCGCCGAAGTcatggatcggtaggatagtcagtttttcgagggtatgtttggcagcatgagtgaaggacgcTTTGTTgaaaaataggaagccgattctagatttcattttggattggagatgtttaatgtgagtctggaaggagaggggtATGTGGAGAGTGACTGTCTCTTTATTTCCTCTTAAAAAATCTGAGTGTTGCTCCATCTCCAGCCTATCTCAGTTtcaggttgtgtcccaaatgacacccttttacctatgtagtgcactactcttcaccagagccctgtgggccctgatcaaaagtagtgcactttatagaaTATGGTACCATTTGTGTCAGGCAGCCACATTCTGCTGCCAGTACAGTGAAGGCCAAGGGAGGCTCCCAGCCTAGAAAAGGCTGCTGTAAAATGTGTCATGTATATTCTTTGTTTGGACCATAGATTGTGGGTTTGGACCAGCCAGAGACAGATAGAGTTGGTTTTCTTCCATTCAAAGTTTGTCTTTATCTGGAATAGTTATTACTAGCTAGCATGACGACAGTCAGAGACAAAAAAATCCACTTTATCCTAGTTaagtactacagtacagtagtctcCTGTTGCTGTTATGTAGTCTGTTGCTGTGTGCCTGGCACACAAGGCTGGCCTTTTTGTCTCTCTAGGCTAAACATACTGCCTCCTTTTCACATCTAAATCCCAGAGTTTGAGTACGGTAAACTAAGGTGGTCAGGGACGGACAGGTTAATACCCGATCCATCAAAGGGCCAACACATACCCTAACTGACTGACTCTGCACCTGTTGGATGGACAGGGCAAGCTCCAACTGGGCTCTGGCCAAGCTTCCTATTGACCCATTCAAAGACTCTTGTCTCCCCTGCAATtctccaggtcgttgctgtaTAAGAGAACGTTCT
This genomic interval from Oncorhynchus keta strain PuntledgeMale-10-30-2019 chromosome 2, Oket_V2, whole genome shotgun sequence contains the following:
- the LOC118379412 gene encoding lysophosphatidylcholine acyltransferase 2-like, with amino-acid sequence MTPRRVFALPRQQSLFLPAVLNPFVQEVKLAKADIIKCVFRGIFLVPIRAIFLTLVLMVTWPVAVITTFMHPLKGAVAPMTGWRRFMCRRVMAFLGRSYYFFMGFRVVVKGQQVSSAEAPILVVAPHSTFFDGIVCIVAGLPSTVSRTENLATPIFGRFVRCLQPVLVSRQDPDSRKNTIMEIDSRAKSGGRWPQILVFPEGTCTNRSCLITFKQGAFVPGVPVQPVVMRYPNRLDTVTWTWQGFSSRTLLLLTLSQLYTNVEIEFLPPVTPTEEEKKRPVLFARTVRNVMAQALGVPVTDHTYEDCRLMISAGELTLPMEAGLVEFTKISQKLDLKWDNVKKELEGFAAVACSCKGGRINIQEFASFLKLPISPALQELFALFDRDGDGTIDFREYVIGVTILCRPANTEEVLRTAFQLFDTDEDQRITHEEFSSMLRSALGVCDLNVAKLFKEIDTDSSEFITFSEFQAFALNHPEYAKLFTTYLELQRYQALQGVESEFSSTNHVSSEENQEESISDKKDD